Proteins from one Penicillium digitatum chromosome 2, complete sequence genomic window:
- a CDS encoding Glycosyl transferase, family 2 translates to MKPNLSRTSTSPSRLLQLPAELRLKIYEYALDVPNEYLVSNPMIVLGDHGNTFTARGQYRALSMSPHWVGEDGTARKLLAVNRQLHDEAEDYLYSTHTLFLRNSFNLDRLAEFLDTLSATARARIRSVGFEVFFFVHTQTGVPKRTLKQYEAAARLLSEKIPLWNSVLLYLDPRYYYPSANVGGRDPTARGVFDLATRFGALCKDVRFYPLPNGDQHLLDEAQQFVWRSRSSLRPSDDRRSIKGCSAWSLDFKKTLVAPSRVWPASSVC, encoded by the coding sequence ATGAAGCCTAACCTCAGTCGCACCTCGACATCACCATCACGGCTGTTGCAACTCCCAGCCGAGCTTCGTCTCAAGATCTACGAGTATGCACTAGACGTACCAAATGAGTACCTAGTCAGCAACCCGATGATCGTGCTAGGCGATCATGGCAATACCTTCACAGCCCGCGGCCAATACCGAGCCTTATCAATGAGTCCTCACTGGGTTGGCGAAGATGGCACCGCACGCAAGCTACTAGCAGTGAACCGCCAGCTCCACGACGAAGCTGAAGATTACCTCTACTCAACACACACCCTCTTCCTCCGCAACTCCTTCAATCTCGACCGACTAGCTGAATTCCTGGACACGCTTAGTGCAACCGCCCGCGCCCGCATTCGTAGTGTCGGCTTCgaggtcttcttctttgtgCACACGCAGACCGGCGTGCCGAAGCGCACCCTGAAACAATACGAGGCTGCGGCACGGCTTCTATCTGAGAAAATTCCGCTCTGGAATAGTGTGCTGCTTTACCTCGATCCACGCTACTATTATCCATCTGCGAACGTGGGTGGTCGGGATCCCACGGCCCGAGGAGTATTTGATCTTGCTACGCGCTTCGGCGCCTTGTGCAAAGATGTGAGATTCTATCCGCTGCCGAATGGTGATCAGCATCTGCTTGATGAGGCTCAGCAGTTTGTTTGGCGGAGTCGTTCGTCGTTGAGACCGTCCGATGATCGTCGGTCTATTAAGGGATGCTCAGCTTGGTCTTTGGATTTCAAGAAGACGTTGGTTGCACCAAGTCGGGTCTGGCCCGCCTCGTCTGTTTGCTGA
- a CDS encoding Dolichyl-phosphate beta-glucosyltransferase, putative — MVAAWGEICRRCVTTAVEIPVQILLIAALATLLGLFVLFSIFISFVAPVPREPLPEEKKYRTLAKDGSVTDPEPLPCWLDSLDAKESDSTPTTAHTITPAELFMSVVVPAYNEEDRLTGMLEEAVNYLEHMYGDTASAIARANSPGTMETRSMRKRKPNGDTTSDAAGSASDRGWEIILVSDGSTDRTEEVAFRFARDHQLSLHPKGHAGPWTPKAAEGAHIPPGTIRVVNLTHNRGKGGAVTHGMRHVRGQYVVFADADGASKFDDLGKLVGACRDVEDAKGRAVAVGSRAHMVGSEAVVKRSKLRNFLMHSFHLILWLMTPPKTATVKDTQCGFKLFSRSALPYIVPYMHSEGWIFDVEMLMLAEFARIPVAEVPVGWREVKGSKLNVLRDSLGMAWGLAVLRAAWSLGVYRQR, encoded by the exons ATGGTGGCAGCTTGGGGTGAGATCTGTCGCCGATGCGTCACTACTGCGGTGGAAATCCCGGTTCAGATCTTACTCATTGCTGCCCTAGCCACATTGCTGGGACTATTTGTGCTG TTCTCAATATTTATTTCTTTTGTTGCGCCAGTCCCACGAGAACCCCTACCAGAGGAAAAGAAGTACCGAACCCTGGCCAAAGACGGATCCGTGACCGACCCGGAACCCCTACCCTGCTGGCTCGACAGCCTAGACGCCAAGGAGAGTGACTCAACCCCCACCACAGCCCACACAATCACACCAGCCGAGCTGTTCATGTCCGTTGTAGTGCCAGCCTACAACGAGGAAGACCGGTTAACTGGCATGCTGGAAGAAGCCGTCAACTATCTGGAGCACATGTACGGGGACACAGCCAGTGCGATCGCCAGAGCCAACAGCCCAGGCACAATGGAGACGCGCTCAATGCGCAAACGCAAGCCGAATGGAGATACCACCAGTGACGCCGCAGGCTCGGCCTCAGACCGCGGCTGGGAGATCATCCTCGTCTCAGACGGGTCGACAGACCGCACTGAGGAAGTGGCATTCCGGTTTGCGCGGGACCACCAGCTCTCTCTGCACCCCAAGGGACACGCGGGTCCGTGGACGCCGAAGGCTGCGGAGGGCGCTCATATCCCGCCCGGCACGATCCGCGTCGTGAACTTGACTCATAACCGTGGCAAGGGCGGCGCGGTCACGCATGGTATGCGCCATGTCCGTGGGCAGTATGTTGTCTTTGCGGATGCGGACGGGGCGAGTAAGTTTGATGATTTGGGGAAGCTTGTTGGGGCTTGTCGAGATGTGGAGGATGCGAAGGGGCGGGCGGTTGCGGTTGGATCGCGGGCACACATGGTTGGGAGTGAGGCTGTGGTCAAG CGATCCAAGCTTCGCAACTTCTTGATGCATTCGTTCCATTTGATCCTGTGGCTCATGACGCCTCCTAAAACTGCTACTGTCAAGGATACACAGTGCGGATTCAAGCTGTTCTCTCGCAGTGCGTTGCCTTACATCGTGCCGTACATGCATTCCGAGGGCTGGATCTTCGATGTTGAGATGCTCATGCTGGCCGAATTCGCTCGGATCCCTGTGGCTGAGGTGCCCGTGGGATGGAGGGAGGTCAAGGGTAGCAAATTGAATGTTCTACGAGATAGTCTTGGTATGGCTTGGGGTCTGGCCGTTCTGCGAGCAGCTTGGTCGCTAGGTGTGTATAGACAGCGATGA